The Syngnathus typhle isolate RoL2023-S1 ecotype Sweden linkage group LG3, RoL_Styp_1.0, whole genome shotgun sequence genome window below encodes:
- the zgc:154142 gene encoding ovochymase, with translation MARKGHVDLAQKSGSSRGLSTLEIWLIFLFVVMTGVSVALVVLYFVNEEDPAPLQEGPDSGCGGPRELTAASGNFASRHYPSSYDNGRSCSWHITVDPDKVISLWFQEFALEDTNLCTADFITLRDSLGIIGKYCGYSKPLPLVSLTNRLTVYFDTNDRKTDQGFKAHYEAVSPERTSEIAGAGGALQGDLGSLLTPGFPEQNYPNGALYQWKITVPEGERVRLTFTWFDLVPEVCGDFVQVYDGSSSIGKFCGGALPKPVESSSNTMVVRFKSDSSKNARGFNATYTKSSLPPIVVPTTTKPTTTSKPTTQTLPPTTTATGGPIILSGRKGVFQSTGFPDPYPAHQNISWRISVPKGFLLKLHVVELAITGETGQCKGDKLVVSDAYGTLGTHCGYIRPPVMVAATNTLSVSFLSDSRLTDRGFSAKWEAVYPEDIAEFQGCGLSSKEGTGVIKSANWPMNYKANGECMWNVAAPLGKKITLTFTHFELEAKDFLSAKCFDNVVVYDINGLTNSLNQKHGPFCGNKLPKTIQTKGNRLVVRFHSDLFTEDKGFRAYWTTNPSLPAPTEAPVPPNPWDDIIIDWPTTCGKPAISPAVMSRIVNGEAATPHSWPWQVSMQVWPSSRPEPTFFHTCGGTLIHKNWVLTAAHCFINYADELHRWQMCLGKHNLTFTEPSERCLGVTGIYRHESFKYPTVPTVEFDIALVRLDGEAEVGDQISYACLPSPEEVLPGGKKCYATGWGDETGDSLNAKVAEALNQVALPVVPYNTCKRMDHWWFQVKTSMICCGYTLPDELKSVCQGDSGGPLVCQDRPDSAWEVHGITSFGPIGCIMNKKPSVFTRTSAYLPWISNVIRRDIYNQHTSGCGGPKDLTGTGGMLSSMGFPGSYSNKARCQWNIYAPAGKLVHLHFSNFSLEESQMCLSDKVSISDGTGSLGSYCSHTTPMDLVSDGTSLHISFSSNDKVVDTGFSASWKVVEPSEAPCGGTFSSPQGELTSPDWPNDYPTQAVCTWRIRVNGAKSIHVAFTHFELQAVNLLGNCVDYVEVFIGENMTSQGRFCGFELPPKLNVPGDTAVIRFLSNGANRQQGFRGYWTTDGGVIPTLPPPTPNPWDNITISWPENCGNPAVAPNTGTTKVVNGEEALPHSWPWQVSMQASPMSLIPYMHGCGGSLIHEEWILTAAHCFMFPLNQSSYWRMCLGKHHMNSSRDIPSAEACYKVDSIIRHEGFVYENDRTDITNDIALVHLVHPVNMTKEISPVCLPQPGVVVEAGTRCFVTGWGDEKGNFFPKVSEKLNQAALPVVDFKTCSKPAYWWDTLRPSMICAGYESPDELKSACQGDSGGPFACKAGATWEVHGVVSFGAQGCIKDKKPSVFTRVSAFSHWIHDKIRKFTYERDSLFTVVP, from the exons ATGGCGAGGAAAGGGCACGTGGATTTGGCCCAGAAGAGCGGTTCTTCCCGGGGTTTGAGCACCCTGGAAATATGGCTGATATTCCTCTTCGTGGTGATGACTGGTGTGAGCGTGGCCCTCGTGGTCCTCTACTTTGTCAACGAGGAAGACCCTGCGCCTCTTCAAGAGG GGCCGGATTCGGGCTGCGGCGGTCCACGGGAGCTCACCGCAGCGTCTGGCAATTTCGCCAGCCGACACTACCCAAGTAGCTATGACAACGGCAGGAGTTGCTCTTGGCACATTACCGTGGACCCTGATAAG GTGATCTCACTATGGTTCCAAGAGTTTGCCTTGGAGGACACCAACTTGTGCACTGCGGACTTCATCACGCTGCGAGATTCTCTCGGAATCATCG GCAAATATTGCGGCTACAGCAAACCCTTGCCTTTGGTGTCTCTAACCAACCGGCTGACCGTTTACTTCGACACCAACGACAGAAAAACAGACCAAGGATTCAAAGCTCATTACGAGGCCGTGTCTCCGGAGCGGACTTCAG AAATAGCTGGAGCCGGTGGTGCTCTCCAAGGTGACCTGGGGAGTCTGCTGACCCCTGGCTTTCCTGAGCAGAACTACCCCAATGGTGCGCTGTACCAG TGGAAAATCACCGTGCCCGAAGGCGAGCGGGTTCGATTGACGTTCACCTGGTTCGACCTGGTGCCGGAAGTGTGCGGAGACTTTGTGCAGGTCTACGATGGCTCTTCATCAATAG GTAAATTCTGTGGGGGAGCTTTGCCTAAACCGGTGGAATCCAGCAGCAACACCATGGTGGTGCGATTCAAATCGGACAGCAGCAAGAACGCCAGAGGCTTCAATGCTACCTACACAAAGTCCAGCCTCCCGCCTATTGTGGTCCCCACCACCACGAAGCCCACAACCACGTCCAAACCCACCACCCAGACTCTCCCGCCTACAACCACAGCAACCG GTGGTCCGATTATTCTCAGCGGGCGCAAGGGTGTCTTCCAATCAACGGGCTTCCCTGATCCATATCCAGCTCACCAGAACATCTCCTGGAGGATAAGCGTACCCAAAGGCTTTCTGTTGAAGCTGCACGTCGTTGAGTTGGCCATCACGGGCGAAACCGGACAGTGCAAGGGCGACAAGTTGGTCGTATCGGACGCTTACGGCACGCTAG GCACGCACTGCGGCTACATCCGTCCTCCAGTTATGGTGGCCGCCACCAACACTCTGTCTGTCTCCTTCTTGTCGGACAGTCGCCTCACCGACAGGGGCTTCTCTGCCAAGTGGGAGGCCGTCTACCCTGAGGACATAGCAG AATTCCAAGGATGCGGCTTGTCGTCAAAGGAGGGGACCGGCGTGATCAAGTCTGCCAACTGGCCAATGAACTACAAGGCCAACGGCGAGTGCATGTGGAACGTCGCGGCGCCGCTGGGCAAGAAAATCACACTGACCTTCACTCACTTTGAGCTGGAAGCCAAAGACTTCCTGTCAGCCAAGTGCTTCGACAACGTTGTGGTGTACGACATTAACGGCTTGACCAATTCCTTGAATCAGAAACATG GACCGTTTTGTGGCAACAAGCTTCCAAAAACCATCCAGACCAAAGGGAATAGGCTCGTGGTACGCTTCCATTCAGACTTGTTCACGGAGGACAAAGGTTTCCGGGCCTACTGGACTACGAATCCCAGTCTGCCTGCACCGACCGAGGCGCCTGTTCCACCGAATCCTTGGGACGACATCATCATAG ACTGGCCCACCACTTGCGGCAAACCAGCCATCTCGCCGGCTGTTATGTCTCGCATTGTGAACGGAGAAGCAGCCACGCCGCACTCGTGGCCCTGGCAGGTCTCCATGCAG GTATGGCCGTCCAGTCGACCCGAACCAACTTTCTTCCATACGTGTGGCGGCACTCTTATTCATAAGAACTGGGTGCTCACGGCAGCTCACTGCTTCATCAA CTATGCGGACGAGCTGCACCGCTGGCAAATGTGCCTGGGCAAGCACAACCTGACCTTCACAGAGCCCAGCGAGCGCTGCTTGGGCGTGACGGGCATCTACCGCCACGAGAGCTTCAAGTACCCCACTGTGCCCACCGTGGAGTTCGACATCGCCCTGGTCAGGCTGGACGGGGAGGCTGAAGTTGGGGACCAGATCTCTTACGCCTGCCTCCCCTCCCCGGAGGAGGTTCTGCCTGGGGGAAAGAAGTGCTACGCCACCGGCTGGGGAGATGAAACCG GGGATTCCCTGAACGCCAAAGTGGCAGAGGCTCTAAACCAGGTGGCCTTACCCGTGGTACCGTACAACACGTGCAAGCGGATGGACCACTGGTGGTTCCAGGTGAAGACCTCCATGATCTGCTGCGGTTACACATTGCCCGACGAGCTCAAGTCCGTCTGtcag GGAGATTCCGGTGGTCCTCTGGTGTGCCAGGATCGCCCCGACAGTGCCTGGGAAGTTCACGGAATCACCAGCTTCGGTCCCATCGGGTGCATCATGAACAAGAAACCCTCTGTGTTCACCAGAACATCCGCCTACCTTCCCTGGATCAGCAACGTCATCCGCAGGGATATCTACAACCAACACA CATCCGGCTGTGGCGGACCAAAGGACTTGACGGGCACGGGCGGTATGTTGTCCTCCATGGGCTTCCCGGGAAGCTACAGCAACAAGGCTCGATGCCAGTGGAACATCTACGCGCCTGCCGGCAAACTGGTGCACCTTCACTTCTCCAACTTCTCTCTGGAGGAGAGTCAAATGTGCTTGAGCGACAAAGTCAGCATTTCAGATGGAACAGGAAGTCTGG GCTCGTACTGCAGTCACACGACACCTATGGACCTGGTGAGTGACGGGACTTCGCTTCACATCAGCTTCTCGTCAAACGACAAGGTGGTGGACACGGGATTTTCGGCCAGCTGGAAGGTGGTAGAACCTTCGGAAG CTCCTTGCGGGGGAACGTTTAGCAGCCCCCAGGGTGAACTCACCAGTCCCGATTGGCCCAACGACTACCCAACCCAAGCTGTGTGTACATGGAGGATTCGGGTCAACGGCGCCAAAAGCATCCACGTGGCCTTCACGCACTTTGAGCTGCAAGCCGTCAACCTGCTGGGCAACTGTGTGGACTACGTGGAGGTCTTCATTGGAGAGAACATGACGTCGcaag GTCGTTTCTGCGGTTTTGAACTGCCGCCCAAATTGAACGTGCCGGGCGACACGGCCGTCATCCGCTTCTTGAGCAACGGCGCCAACCGGCAGCAAGGTTTCCGCGGCTACTGGACCACCGACGGCGGCGTCATCCCGACTCTACCACCGCCCACGCCCAACCCGTGGGACAACATTACCATCA GCTGGCCAGAGAACTGCGGAAACCCGGCAGTGGCTCCCAATACAGGCACAACAAAGGTTGTTAATGGAGAAGAAGCGCTACCTCACTCCTGGCCTTGGCAAGTCTCCATGCAG GCTTCGCCGATGTCTCTCATTCCTTACATGCACGGCTGTGGAGGTTCATTGATCCACGAAGAGTGGATCCTAACAGCCGCTCACTGTTTTATGTT CCCGCTCAACCAAAGCTCGTACTGGCGCATGTGCCTGGGGAAGCACCACATGAACTCCTCCAGGGACATCCCGTCGGCGGAGGCGTGCTACAAGGTGGACAGCATCATCCGCCACGAGGGCTTCGTCTACGAGAACGACCGCACTGACATCACCAATGACATCGCCCTGGTGCATCTGGTCCATCCCGTCAACATGACAAAGGAGATCAGCCCTGTTTGTCTACCCCAGCCCGGGGTGGTGGTGGAGGCTGGGACGCGATGCTTTGTCACTGGTTGGGGGGACgagaaag GAAACTTCTTCCCCAAAGTGTCTGAGAAACTCAACCAGGCTGCTCTTCCTGTGGTGGACTTCAAGACCTGCAGCAAGCCCGCCTACTGGTGGGACACGCTGCGGCCCTCCATGATCTGCGCCGGGTACGAGTCCCCGGATGAACTCAAATCGGCGTGCCAG GGTGACTCTGGGGGCCCCTTTGCGTGCAAGGCCGGCGCCACCTGGGAAGTGCACGGTGTGGTCAGTTTCGGAGCGCAGGGATGCATCAAGGATAAGAAGCCGTCCGTGTTCACGCGGGTTTCTGCTTTTAGCCACTGGATCCATGACAAAATCAGGAAGTTCACGTACGAACGGGACAGCTTAtttacagtggtaccttga